The segment ATTTTACGGGCAATGCCTATTTACAAATGCTTATTGCTGCCGACAGTCTTAATGCCATAGCAGTGGGTAATGTTACTTTCGAACCGGGTGCCAGGAGCAAATGGCATTTACATCCGGCAGGACAAATATTATTGGTAACTGATGGTGTAGGTTATTACCAGGAAAAAGGTCAACCTAAAAAAATACTCCGCAAAGGAGATGCTGTAAAATGTCCGCCTGATGTTCCGCATTGGCACGGAGCAAGTGCCGACAGTGCTTTTGTTCAACTTGCCATCACCGGGAGAGAAAAAGGTGAAACAGTTTGGTTGCAGCCCGTAACCGAAGAGGAGTATCACAGTAACAACAAGTGAGAAATCCTTCAATCAATCTCCGTTAATCTTCCCAAATCACGCATTCATATAATTGTGGTGCTTTTCTGCTATCATGTTTTGAAGAATGGCTAACTTTCCCAAAAGTATTCCATTATGGCAGCTATCAATTTGAACGTAAATGGTAAAACGCTATCGGTTGATGTAGATCCTGCAACACCATTGTTATGGGTGCTGAGAGATCATTTAAATCTTGTGGGCACAAAATTCGGTTGTGGCATGGCACAATGTGGCGCATGCACGGTTCATTTAAACGGCAGCGCTGTGCGTTCCTGTTCAATACCAGTTTCATCTGTAAAAAATAATGCAATTGTTACCATTGAAGGGTTGAGCGAAAAAGGCGATCATCCACTGCAACAGGCATGGGAAGAATTGGATGTGTCGCAATGTGGTTATTGTCAAGCCGGCCAGATCATGAGTGCGGCAGCATTGTTGAAACGAAATCCAAAACCAACAGATGTGGATATTGATAATGCGATGTCGGGAAATATCTGCAGATGCGGAACACATGTCCGTATCAGACAGGCAATTCATTTAGCAGCCAAACAACCAAGCAAAAAATAATTATGGCAACAACACATTCAAGAAGAAACTTTCTGAAAGTATCTGCTTTATCAGGTGGTGGTATGCTCATCAGTTTCAGTTTACTCAACCTGCCGGCAGAAGCAAAAGCATTGGAAGAAATGATCTTTACTCCCAATGCTTATATCAAAATTGCTGCCGATGGCTCCATTATTTTGTTAGCTCCCAATCCGGAAATTGGACAAGGTGTAAAAACATCATTGCCCATGATCGTTGCAGAAGAGCTGGGTGTTGATTGGAAAAAAATCAAAGTTGAACTTGCGCCATTAGACAGCAGAATGGGCAGACAAACTGCCGGTGGCAGCGGATCAGTGAGAGGCCGATTTACCGAGTTACGTACAGTTGGTGCAACGGCACGTGAAATGTTGATTGCCGCAGCCGCACAACAATGGAATGTTCCTGCAACGGAATGTACTGTTGAAAACGGAGAAGTCATTCATAAAGCAAGTGGAAAGAAATTGAGTTTTGGTTCACTTGCATCTGCTGCAGCGAAACTGGAAGTGCCGGCTAAACCAACATTAAAAGATCCGAAAGAATTTAAACTCATCGGCACAAGAGTAAAAGATGTAGATGCACATAAAATTGTAACGGGCCAACCATTATTTGGAATTGATACAAGAAGAGAAGGAATGTTGTTTGCAATGGTAAGCAGACCGCCTGCCTATGGAAAAACATTGGGTGAAGTAAACGATGCAGCTGCATTGAAAATTGAAGGCGTAAAAAAAGTTGTGAAGATCAAAAACGCCGTTGCTGTTTTGGCAACTTCAACATGGGCGGCTAAAAAAGGAAGAGATGCATTGGTGATCCAATGGAATGCAAGTGAAAAACTGGAAAACAGTGCCGAACATTTCGCAACATTCAAATCACTGCTCGACAAACCTGCGCCAACTGCACCTGCCAGAAATGACGGAGATGTTGATGCTGCAAAACAGGGTGCCGTTAAAGTACTCGATGTAACCTATGAAATACCAACACTGTCGCATGGACAAATGGAGCCGCTTAACTTTTATGCGAATGTGAAAGATGGTAAAGTAGAATTGTTTGGTCCTACACAGGTGCCGGGTGCAGTAAGAACGGAAGTGTCAAAACTATTAGGAATAGCTGAAGAAAATATAACCATTTCA is part of the Lacibacter sediminis genome and harbors:
- a CDS encoding cupin domain-containing protein; amino-acid sequence: MNHSKSESTLVFPKGEKITNDNFTGNAYLQMLIAADSLNAIAVGNVTFEPGARSKWHLHPAGQILLVTDGVGYYQEKGQPKKILRKGDAVKCPPDVPHWHGASADSAFVQLAITGREKGETVWLQPVTEEEYHSNNK
- a CDS encoding (2Fe-2S)-binding protein, which encodes MAAINLNVNGKTLSVDVDPATPLLWVLRDHLNLVGTKFGCGMAQCGACTVHLNGSAVRSCSIPVSSVKNNAIVTIEGLSEKGDHPLQQAWEELDVSQCGYCQAGQIMSAAALLKRNPKPTDVDIDNAMSGNICRCGTHVRIRQAIHLAAKQPSKK
- a CDS encoding xanthine dehydrogenase family protein molybdopterin-binding subunit, whose product is MATTHSRRNFLKVSALSGGGMLISFSLLNLPAEAKALEEMIFTPNAYIKIAADGSIILLAPNPEIGQGVKTSLPMIVAEELGVDWKKIKVELAPLDSRMGRQTAGGSGSVRGRFTELRTVGATAREMLIAAAAQQWNVPATECTVENGEVIHKASGKKLSFGSLASAAAKLEVPAKPTLKDPKEFKLIGTRVKDVDAHKIVTGQPLFGIDTRREGMLFAMVSRPPAYGKTLGEVNDAAALKIEGVKKVVKIKNAVAVLATSTWAAKKGRDALVIQWNASEKLENSAEHFATFKSLLDKPAPTAPARNDGDVDAAKQGAVKVLDVTYEIPTLSHGQMEPLNFYANVKDGKVELFGPTQVPGAVRTEVSKLLGIAEENITISSPRQGGGFGRKLMTDNGVEAALISAAAQCPVQVQWTREDDMQNDFYRPAEMWRYRAALSADNLLSWHQSGVGIGRGVRGDSYVAGAIANYRAEGQGYTSNTPTGWWRAPGANTLAYVAESFMDEVCTALKKDPIAFRLELLKRAKEQTVGKINYDPEKYKSVIDLVAKMSKWGSKTPGVFRGFSTWFSFGSYVAQVVDVQMVNGQPKVKKVYCAVNCGRVINLSGAENQVQGSIVDGISHAMFPKVTFVNGAVAETNFHMYKFLRMKDAPTDVEVQFVESDEAPTGLGEPALPPIAAALANAIFAATGKRLRKLPFAEQLA